The DNA window CACGGGACCCGTCGGCTGCGAGCTGGCCCAGGCTTTCGCCCGCTTCGGCTCCGAGGTGCTGCTGATCGAGTCTTCCCGAGACATCCTGCCCAAGGAGGACCGGGATGCGGCGGAGATCGTCCGCAAGGCGCTGCTTAAGGATGGCGTGAAGCTTCTGTGTTGTGGCAAGGAGGTCAAGGTCTCGGGGGCGGACGGAGACAAAATCCGGCTCGTGGCCAACTCCAAGGCGGGCAGCTATGACGAGGTTGTCGACGAGCTGCTTATCGCCGTTGGTCGCAAGCCCAACGTCGAGGGGCTGGGACTGGAGGAGGCCGGGGTGACGTTCTCGGCCAAGGGCGTGCAGGTCGATGACCATCTGCGCACGACCAACCCCGACATCTTCGCCGCCGGGGACGTCTGCTCCCCCTTCCAGTTCACCCACGCCGCGGACTTCATGGCCCGCACGGTGCTGCGCAACGCGCTGTTCAAGGGACGGGCCAAGGTCAGCGCCCTGACCATCCCCTGGTGCACGTATACGGAGCCCGAGATCGCCCACGTGGGCCTGACCGAGCGGGACGCTACGGAGAAAGGCATCGCGGTTGACACCTTCACCCGGTCCTTGGACGAGGTCGACAGGGCGATCCTCGAAGGGCAGACTGATGGCTTTGTAAGGGTGCATGTGCGCAAGGGCACGGACAGGATCGTGGGCGCGACGATCGTCGCCGGCAATGCGGGCGACATGATCTCGGAGATTTCGCTGGCCATGACGAGCGGTCTGGGGCTTGGAAAAATCGCAAACACCATCCATCCCTACCCGACCCAGGGCGAGGCCATCCGCCAGGTCGCCGACGCCTACAACAGGGGCAGGTTGACCCCGCTTGTGAAGTCTCTCTTTGGCTACTGGCTTGCCTGGCAGCGCAGACGGAAGTGAAGCCCGGGGCATATGCCGTTCCAGTCATGGCGATAACGTCATGGCAAGACAGAGCTGCTTCGTTTCATTGTAATTTGATATCGATTTCCGGACGGGATGAAGGCTGCGCCGCCCTTAAGGTCATGACGGCGCAGCGTTACCGATTTTTCTCATTCCGGTAGCAGGAACTGTTTGCGTATTTACATGTAAATTCCGTGGTAATTTTGGAAAAATGATGGCTTTATCAAGCTTGAATCGGCCCGGAAGAACTTGCGGATTTTTTCATGTTGGCGCTGTTGTCCGGGAAGCACGAATAGGGGGAGCGGGATTCATGAAGCGCTCGAAGATGGCGCATGGCGCTGAATGGTCGGAAAATGTTCCGGTGCCGCGATGAAGTGGAGCCTGATCGGCGTCCTGTCGCTTATGGTCCTCTTTTTGGCGTGCTCCGCGTACGGCGAGCCGCTCAGACTGAGCACGCTTGAGTGGCCTCCTTTCGTCGGTCGGGATCTTCCGGACCAGGGGACGACCGGCGCTCGCGTGCGGCGCATTTGCGCCGTCGCGGGGCTGGAGCCGCTCATGTCTTTTTTGCCCTGGAGGCGAGTGCTCATGGAGGCTCGCACCGGGGCCGCCCAAGGCTACTTTCCTGAATACCGTTCGGCAAGTCGTGAGAAGGAGTTTTACTTCTCGAAGGCAGTCGGGTGCAGTGTGGTGGGGCTGGTGCACAAAAGTGGCATGACGCGGAACTGGACCCGGCTGGAGGATCTGGCCGCCTACAGGATCGGCGTCGTGGACGGGTATGTGAACACCGAGGAATTCGACCGTCTTGTGGACATGGGCATCCTGCATCCCATCAAGTGCAATTCCGATGAGCTGGCCCTGCGCATGATCGAGGCCGGGCGCATCGACGCGGTCGTCATGGACCGGGCCGTGTTCCGGCATCTTTCAGGCCCGGTGAAACCGTCGCACGCGCCGCCTCCGCTGGTCTTCGCTGAAAAAATCCTGGTCGTGCATTCACTGCACGTCTGTTTTCCCCGGACTCCCGCCGGAAAGTCGCTGGTGGAGCGCTTTAACCGCGCAATCGTGTCCGGCGGGCTTGAGCTGATTTGCGCCTCCACGTCCGAGGGCAGACCCTGACTATTCACCGCTTTGTCCTCCTTGCATCCAAAGATGTTGGCCTTTTAGCGTATTCCGGGCAATCCGCTGAGTCGGGGTCGTTTCCTGGCGAATTTTTTCGGAGAATTCCGGTGACAGTTCTAGGACGGAAGCGCCTCTGTGTCTTCAATTGAGTGTGTGTTGTCGATATGTTGAATTGACAAACATGACCCCGTTGGTTTTGATGCGCACCTCGTGCCCAAGGATAACTCCCGGATGAGCGGCATGGTTTATTTGTTTTCAGGCACCGCAATCCACGCCGTCTGCGTGTAAAATCGGCGCTGACGGTCTTGCCAAACGGTCCCGGGCGCGGGACAAACATGGATGGTGCGGGATATGATTATCGGAGTGGGTGTCGACATTGCGGAGCTGGAGAGGATCGCGCGGTCGTATGCGCGGTTCGGCGACAAATTCAGCTCAAGAATTCTGACCCCGGCGGAGATGGCTCTTGTTCCGGCCAATGCGGTCCCTTTTCTGGCCTCCCGCTTCGCGGCCAAGGAGGCGGCGGTCAAGGCGCTAGGCACGGGATTCAGCGGAGGGATCACTTTCCAGGATATCGAGGTCCGTTCCGACGCGCTCGGGAAGCCGCTGCTCTTTTTTCACAACCAGGCCGAGCTCAGGTGCCGGGCCCTGGGGGTTCGGACCACACACATCACCCTGTCCCACAGCCGCGAAAACGCCGTGGCCATGGTCATTCTTGAGGGATGAGCTTCGCGCAGATTCTAATCCTGCGCTGAATTTTCACGCCGATGTTCGCGGAGCACCCAAGGCCGCCCCGCGAACATAAATTCATGGCTGAATTTCAACCGTCGCCTCGTGCGCGCCGGACAGGGCCTGGGGACCGGTCTTGCCCAGAAAGATGCGCCCGGCATCCACTCCAAGCTCCTGCACGAGATGATTCTTCACGAACTCCGCCCGGGTTGCGGCCAGGCGCACAAGATCGCCGTCGGTGATGCTGATCAGCTCCCTGAGCTTGGCTTCCTGTACTTCGCGGGGGACTTCCTTGTGCATGCCGAAGGCGCCCTTTTCCTTTTCCACGGGCTCTTCCTTGTAGGCCTCCCAGAGTATTTCCGGGTATTCCTCGTCCGTGAGCTCAATCTCCTCCAGCTTGGTTTTTTCACGTTCCCGGCGGGGCAGATCATCGAATTTGATGACCTGTAGCTTGCGCATGAACTGCAGGTCGGCCAAGGCCTGCCTGTCGGCGGCGGGATCGGAGTGTCCAAGGATGGAGATTTTGATCCCCGGGCGCTGTGCCAGGATGTCGGCCAGGGCCTGCATGTTCTGCAGGGCTTCGGGCGCGGGCGCGGACAGGCCCGGCGGGAAGGGGAGCCTGTTCAAATCTTCGCCGCCTCCGTCGGGGACGAGGCTGGCCAGCAGGGAGAAGGGAGAGGCGATGGCTTTGACGATGAGGCCCAGGAAGGCTTGCAGGACAATGCCGCCGATGCTGAACTTCGGGTCGCTCAGGTCACCCTTGACGGGCAGGTTGATGGTGATGTTGCCGGACATGTCCCTGAGCAGGGCGAGCCCCAGCTTGATCGGCACGTCGGCCGCGTCCGGGGATTCGACCTTGTCGCCCAGTTCAAGCTGACGGGCCTTGATGGCATTGCCCATGGCCAGCTTGCTGGCTTCGGTGCGCACGTTTATTTCCCAGTCCAGTTGTCCGCGCGTGACGGGATAGGCAATGAATTTGGAGGAATAGGACGACAGCCCGACCAGGTCCAGATTACGCAGGGTCACGGTGCTGTTTGTTTCCACGGGAGTCTTGAGCGGTGAGACCCACCCCTTGGCGGTGATGGGCGCGGAGCCGTCGATGATGGCGGTCAGGTCCAGTTGCGTGCGCTTCGCCGGGTCCAGGGAAAAACCTGTCACGGTCAAATCCAGCGGCGAGATTACGGATTCGAACTGCGGTGAAAGGGATTTGTCAGCAAAAGAGAAGCGGCCTTGGTTGATATTCACGGCGCCAATTTCCAGCGCCGTGAGTCCTTCGGATTTGGATGCCGTTTTAGCAGGCGCCTTTTTCCGGGCGGCTGGCGCGATACGGTCCAGGCTGGTCTTGCCCTGAGCGTCGATGACAAAGCCGCCGCGCGGTTCGTTCAGATCCACGCTGGCGATATTCAGGGACAGTGGCGAAAGTTGCAGATCGAGCCTGCTTACGTCCAGGGTCTTGAAGCCGAACAGTTCGGTCCTCGAACGGCCTTCGGTGACCCGCAGTCCGCTGACTCGCAGGGAGCCGGAAATCCGTTCCCCGGTCTTGCCGCCCATGCGCCATTCCAGCTTTCCACCCAGTCTGCCGGCCGGAATGTCGATGGCGGCTACATCCGCTACATAAGCCGAAGCCAGGGACAGGGGAATCCCGGACAAGTCGAGAGTCCCCCTGGTGGTCATGGTGGCCGGGACGATTTCGCCCGAGGCCTTGATGGTGCCTGATTCCTCCACCCGGCAGGACAGGGTTACGGGGACGGACCTGCCTAGGTCAGTGGACGGTTTTTTGGCCACAAAGGCGATCCGGTCCAGGTCCAGCCGCACGGGTTTGGCCAGGGTCTTGTCCGTCAGCGAAAC is part of the Desulfomicrobium apsheronum genome and encodes:
- a CDS encoding mercuric reductase, whose product is MADSKVHSVKLEPRDEHNRALESLVHPSGWTNPRPRPVYNLVVIGGGTAGLVCAAGAAGLGAKVALIERDFLGGDCLNFGCVPSKALLRAGRAAAAVRDAGDFGVHVPDGTRVDFGQVMERMRRLRASIAPSDSAQRFRDLGVDVFLGQGRFTDPHTVEVGGERLSFVKAVVATGARAAAPPIEGLETVRYLTNETIFSLTELPRRLAVIGTGPVGCELAQAFARFGSEVLLIESSRDILPKEDRDAAEIVRKALLKDGVKLLCCGKEVKVSGADGDKIRLVANSKAGSYDEVVDELLIAVGRKPNVEGLGLEEAGVTFSAKGVQVDDHLRTTNPDIFAAGDVCSPFQFTHAADFMARTVLRNALFKGRAKVSALTIPWCTYTEPEIAHVGLTERDATEKGIAVDTFTRSLDEVDRAILEGQTDGFVRVHVRKGTDRIVGATIVAGNAGDMISEISLAMTSGLGLGKIANTIHPYPTQGEAIRQVADAYNRGRLTPLVKSLFGYWLAWQRRRK
- a CDS encoding substrate-binding periplasmic protein, whose amino-acid sequence is MKWSLIGVLSLMVLFLACSAYGEPLRLSTLEWPPFVGRDLPDQGTTGARVRRICAVAGLEPLMSFLPWRRVLMEARTGAAQGYFPEYRSASREKEFYFSKAVGCSVVGLVHKSGMTRNWTRLEDLAAYRIGVVDGYVNTEEFDRLVDMGILHPIKCNSDELALRMIEAGRIDAVVMDRAVFRHLSGPVKPSHAPPPLVFAEKILVVHSLHVCFPRTPAGKSLVERFNRAIVSGGLELICASTSEGRP
- a CDS encoding holo-[acyl-carrier-protein] synthase; the encoded protein is MIIGVGVDIAELERIARSYARFGDKFSSRILTPAEMALVPANAVPFLASRFAAKEAAVKALGTGFSGGITFQDIEVRSDALGKPLLFFHNQAELRCRALGVRTTHITLSHSRENAVAMVILEG